One window of Bacillota bacterium genomic DNA carries:
- a CDS encoding PaaI family thioesterase, protein MTREGLARIRYVVEPRFCNPRGTLQGGMFAVYVDEAMGYAVLSLLGGEARFATTDLVVHYLRPVVPGEDGTATVIAEARVIRLGRSTAYLEGEVRDADGEVCARASSTVMLLS, encoded by the coding sequence GTGACCCGGGAAGGCTTGGCCCGGATTCGCTACGTGGTGGAACCGCGCTTCTGCAACCCTCGGGGGACGCTCCAAGGTGGCATGTTCGCGGTCTACGTGGACGAGGCCATGGGATATGCGGTGCTCTCGCTCCTGGGCGGCGAGGCGCGTTTCGCGACCACGGACCTGGTCGTCCACTACCTCCGCCCGGTCGTGCCCGGCGAGGACGGCACCGCCACGGTGATCGCCGAGGCTCGCGTCATCCGGCTCGGGCGCAGCACGGCCTACCTCGAGGGGGAGGTGCGGGACGCCGACGGGGAGGTATGTGCCCGTGCCAGCTCTACGGTCATGTTGCTGAGCTGA